The DNA segment TTCAAAAGCAACAGAATGTGCGCCTGGGTCGAAACGTCGAGGCCCGACACGATCTCGTCGGCGACGATGAAATCCGGCTCGAGCGCGAGCGCCCTGGCGATACCGGCGCGTTGGCGCTGACCGCCAGAGAGTTCGTGCGGATAACGGTCGGCGAACCCGGTCGGCAGGCCGACGAGATCAAGCAGTGCCGCCGCGCGCTCACGCTGGTCTCGTTTTCCCTTCAGCCGCCCGTGCGCGCTCAACGGTCGCGTCAGCGTGGTGCCAAGCCGCAGCCGCGGATTGAGCGAGGATTGCGGGTCCTGGAAAATCATCTGGATGCGCGCGCGCAACGGGCGCAGCTCCGCATCTTTGAGCGCGCCAATCTCGACCCCATCGAACTGGATGCCGCCGGCGGTCGGCTGAAGCAGCCGAACCAGCAGGCGGCCGAGCGTGGTCTTGCCGGAGCCGGATTCACCGACAAGGCCGAGCACCGATCCACGCGGCACCGCGAGATCGACGCCTTTGATCACCTCACGCAGGCCGGCTTTGCGAAACAGGCCATTGTTCTGCGGATACCCAAAACGGAGACCATCGGTGCGAACCAGAATATCGCTCATGCCGGCCCCGCCGTGCCCGACCGGTCGAGCCTGCGCGCCTCCGACCACAATTGCTCGATCAAGGCGGGCGGCACCGGGCGCAACGTCTCTGCCGGCCGGTCGGCCCGTGGCGTCGCCGCCAGCAGCGCCCGCGTATAGGCATGGCGCGGGCGCATCAATACGTCCGCCGTTTCGCCCTCTTCGAGCACGCGGCCCGCATGCAGCACGCTCACGCTGCGGCAGATCTTGGCGACCACGCCGAGGTCATGGGTGATGAACAGCACGGCGCTGCCGTGGCTGCGGCGCAGCCGCTCGACAAGCTGAAGCACCTGACGCTGCACGGTCACATCGAGGGCGGTGGTCGGCTCGTCCGCAATGACAAGCGATGGATCGCACGCAAACGCCATTGCGATCAGCACGCGCTGCCGCATGCCGCCGGAAATCTCGTGGGGATAGAGCGACAGCACCCGCTCCGGCTCCCGGATCGCGACCTCGGTCAGGAGCTCGGTCGCACGGACGACCGCGGCACGCTTCGACAGGCCCAGATGATGCCGCAACAGGCTGCCGATCTGCGCACCGACGCGCTTTACCGGATTGAGCGACGTCATCGGATCCTGCGGAATCAGCGCGATACGGCGCCCGAGAAGGTCGCGCCGCTCCGCCTCACGCATTTGCAGAAGATCGCTGCCCTCGAAAGCGATATGGCCGGATATGATGGTCGCGTTCGCCGGCAAGAGCCC comes from the Bradyrhizobium erythrophlei genome and includes:
- a CDS encoding ATP-binding cassette domain-containing protein is translated as MSDILVRTDGLRFGYPQNNGLFRKAGLREVIKGVDLAVPRGSVLGLVGESGSGKTTLGRLLVRLLQPTAGGIQFDGVEIGALKDAELRPLRARIQMIFQDPQSSLNPRLRLGTTLTRPLSAHGRLKGKRDQRERAAALLDLVGLPTGFADRYPHELSGGQRQRAGIARALALEPDFIVADEIVSGLDVSTQAHILLLLKELRARLGLTMVFISHDLSLVRVLCDDVAILYHGEVVEYGPVARVFDTPQHAYTRQLLAAIPLPDVEPGWLDDSPPVISQQQQGSAA
- a CDS encoding ABC transporter ATP-binding protein gives rise to the protein MTATLAVEGLKVAIGDTNVLRGISLDVEPGEVRGLVGESGAGKSMLGRAVLGLLPANATIISGHIAFEGSDLLQMREAERRDLLGRRIALIPQDPMTSLNPVKRVGAQIGSLLRHHLGLSKRAAVVRATELLTEVAIREPERVLSLYPHEISGGMRQRVLIAMAFACDPSLVIADEPTTALDVTVQRQVLQLVERLRRSHGSAVLFITHDLGVVAKICRSVSVLHAGRVLEEGETADVLMRPRHAYTRALLAATPRADRPAETLRPVPPALIEQLWSEARRLDRSGTAGPA